A genomic region of Nymphaea colorata isolate Beijing-Zhang1983 chromosome 2, ASM883128v2, whole genome shotgun sequence contains the following coding sequences:
- the LOC116248228 gene encoding uncharacterized protein At1g76070 has product MRSKGNIFTRLAKVSLVPFGSQEPFRPGKDAHVGTHSRLRSDVSKGFSGMLVPAEARVKTKGAGLLSTPHEPTSPKVSCMGRVKQTNKKNNSKQARRARSFGDQEQEPSSPRKKGNSQLRGLFGRHRKVLASAETMATEAAEDRPGLGQMKRLSSRRNALADFDWRSLTDDEDHSMEYSACWEDADDGCAVVELQPKEEVNLWKRRAMARLPDLQLKKS; this is encoded by the coding sequence ATGAGATCCAAAGGCAACATCTTCACCCGGCTGGCCAAGGTTTCCTTGGTCCCGTTCGGCAGCCAGGAGCCCTTCCGCCCCGGCAAGGACGCACATGTGGGGACTCACTCCCGGCTGAGATCCGACGTCTCCAAGGGATTCTCCGGCATGTTAGTCCCCGCAGAGGCCAGGGTCAAGACCAAGGGAGCCGGCCTCCTCAGCACGCCCCACGAGCCGACATCGCCTAAGGTGTCCTGCATGGGAAGGGTCAAGCAGACCAACAAGAAGAACAACTCGAAGCAGGCGAGGCGCGCGCGCAGCTTCGGGGACCAAGAGCAGGAGCCTTCTTCGCCGAGGAAGAAGGGTAATTCCCAGCTGCGGGGGCTCTTCGGCAGGCACCGGAAAGTGCTGGCATCGGCTGAAACCATGGCTACCGAGGCCGCCGAAGACCGGCCAGGGTTAGGCCAGATGAAAAGGCTGTCGAGCCGGCGGAACGCGCTCGCGGATTTCGACTGGCGGTCGCTGACGGACGACGAAGATCATTCCATGGAATATTCTGCCTGCTGGGAGGACGCCGACGATGGTTGTGCGGTGGTGGAGTTGCAGCCGAAGGAAGAGGTGAACCTGTGGAAGAGGAGGGCCATGGCCAGACTTCCCGACCTGCAGCTCAAGAAAAGCTAA